A region from the Melanotaenia boesemani isolate fMelBoe1 chromosome 11, fMelBoe1.pri, whole genome shotgun sequence genome encodes:
- the nipsnap1 gene encoding protein NipSnap homolog 1, whose product MMNHTFLASKNSKCLFKHCYHQKAQSTTQVWPILYIDYCKLRQSMRCVLNSGGQTIISKFHHMITDRGVNINQLGMVKGPLVDFTLQKNMATSSCVRSSLKMLHRYSVHLNQTRSFSEKSDKGWFRSLFVHKVDTRKDAHSNLLSKKEISNLYKIQFHNVKPECLDAYNSLEAEVQNKLHQDQDYPCEVVGSWNTWYGEQDQAVHLWRYRGGYPALTECQQKLKINKEYLEFRKERAKMLTSRRNQLLLEFSFWNEPLPRQGPNIYELRSYNLKPGTMIEWGNRWARAIKHRQENNEAVGGFFSQIGDLYVVHHLWAYKSLQSREETRNSAWRKEGWDVNVYYTVPLIRSMESRIMIPTKSSPLQ is encoded by the exons ATGATGAATCATACTTTCCTTGCTAGTAAAAactcaaaatgtttgtttaaacacTGTTATCATCAAAAAGCACAGTCAACCACTCAGGTCTGGCCGATTTTGTACATTGATTATTGTAAATTGCGTCAGTCCATGAGATGTGTTTTAAACTCTGGCGGGCAAACCATTATCAGCAAGTTTCACCACATGATCACTGACAGAGGGGTAAACATTAACCAGCTGGGAATGGTTAAGGGTCCGCTGGTTGATTTTACTTTGCAGAAGAACATGGCGACAAGTAGTTGTGTGCGGAGTTCTTTGAAAATGCTGCACAGGTATTCTGTACACCTGAACCAAACCAG GAGTTTTTCCGAGAAGAGCGACAAAGGCTGGTTCCGGTCCTTATTTGTACACAAAGTTGACACCAGGAAAGACGCTCACTCCAATCTGCTGTCAAAGAAAGAGATCAGCAACCTGTATAAAATTCAAT ttcaCAATGTCAAACCAGAGTGCCTGGACGCATACAACAGTCTCGA GGCCGAAGTGCAAAACaagctccatcaggaccaggactacCCATGCGAGGTAGTTGGAAGCTGGAATACCTGGTATGGAGAACAGGATCAAGCTG TGCATCTGTGGCGTTACAGAGGAGGCTATCCAGCTTTGACTGAGTGCCAGCAGAAACTGAAAATCAACAAG GAGTATTTGGAGTTTCGGAAAGAGAGGGCAAAAATGTTGACCTCAAGGCGAAACCAGCTTCTTTTGGAGTTCAGCTTCTGGAACGAACCCCTGCCAAGACAAGGACCAAACATATATGAATTGCGCTCCTATAACCTTAAG CCAGGAACCATGATTGAGTGGGGTAACCGTTG GGCGAGGGCAATCAAACACAGGCAGGAAAACAATGAGGCGGTGGGCGGGTTCTTCTCACAGATCGGTGACCTGTATGTTGTTCATCACTTGTGGG CTTATAAAAGCCTGCAGTCCCGGGAGGAGACTAGAAACTCTGCCTGGAGGAAGGAGGGATGggatgtaaatgtttattatacag TGCCTTTGATCAGAAGTATGGAGTCTAGGATAATGATTCCAACTAAGAGTTCACCGTTACAGTAA
- the lrrc74b gene encoding leucine-rich repeat-containing protein 74B has translation MEGMGGAAIAEMLRENCYITEVDLSDNNLGDYGARAISGMLKVNSTLVSLHLSGNHITDQSAEDLGRALINNSTVQHLDLSFNTLGDHAGQILGDSLSDNTSLRSLSLGWNSIRGRGAVVLANSLGVNVFLRTLDLSFNGFSREGAIALGQALKENYVLEELNVSNNRIPPEGAIRLAMGLKANKTIKFLNIGRNPIQSSGCYGILQSVQENPDSAMETLDFSDITVTQDFEDLYTTVKEMFPVLRVIHGGRIGTLSKTKS, from the exons ATGGAAGGAATGGGCGGAGCTGCTATTGCCGAGATGTTAAGGGAAAATTGTTACATTACAG AAGTGGATCTGTCTGACAACAATCTTGGAGATTATGGTGCCAGAGCCATATCTGGTATGCTTAAAGTGAACAGCACTCTGGTGAGTTTGCATCTGTCTGGAAACCATATCACAGACCAGTCTGCTGAGGATCTTGGCCGAGCTCTTATCAACAACTCAACCGTACAGCACCTCGATCTGAGCTTCAACACTCTGGGAGACCATGCAG GACAAATCCTGGGTGATTCTTTGTCTGACAACACAAGTTTGAGATCTCTAAGTTTGGGCTGGAACTCTATTCGAGGGAGAGGAGCAGTGGTGTTAGCCAACAGCCTTGGG GTAAATGTTTTCCTCAGAACCCTGGATCTGTCATTCAATGGCTTCAGCAGGGAAGGAGCCATCGCTTTAGGACAGGCTCTTAAAGAGAATTATGTTTTGGAGGAGTTGAATGTGAG TAACAACCGAATACCCCCTGAGGGAGCCATCCGCCTCGCCATGGGCCTCAAAGCAAACAAGACAATCAAATTCCTCAAT ATTGGAAGGAATCCCATTCAGAGTAGTGGGTGCTATGGGATCCTTCAGTCTGTTCAGGAGAACCCAGATTCAGCCATGGAGACATTAGACTTCTCA GATATCACCGTCACCCAGGATTTTGAAGACTTGTATACAACAGTAAAGGAAATGTTCCCTGTGCTCAGAGTAATACATGGGGGCCGCATTGGTacattaagtaaaacaaaatcttaa